The Corvus moneduloides isolate bCorMon1 chromosome 28, bCorMon1.pri, whole genome shotgun sequence genome includes the window CAACCTTTGTCTGTGTGCCACAGAGTCTGGTTTGCTGGTTGCATGCTGTCCCAGTCACCTGCTGCTGGTGTCACCCCTCACTGCTactctctgctctctgcagggtCGTGGAGGCCAGCACCCTTcagcaggagaggctgcaggcCATCGCGGTGAGTCCCTGCTCAGGCCAGCGTCCCCACATCCCCAAGCCATTGCCTGCAGCACATGGGGCAGACACCAGCGGGGAGGAGGGTGCAGGTGCAGGCGAGCTGGTGCAGGTGCTCAGCCCCAGACCGGGGGTCCCCAGCAGCTGAATGAGGACTCAGAATGGCCTGTGCCAGTGTGTCCCTGTGGGGGCTCTTCCTGGGGTGTCAGAGCCGGCACAGCTTGGCTGCACGGTTGAAACAGGGACAGAGCAAGCAACAGGCAGCTGGGAGGTTTAATTAACGAAGCAGCGCCTTGACGAGCCCCAAGTGAGGGAAATGAGTGATGattctccccccctccccttccccaggaaGGGCTGAGGATGGTGCTATCCAGCCATGCCCGTCATGGGCACTAGTAATTACATTAATTAGCGAGCAGTCGGGGGCCGCGCTGAGCAAcccctcccagcacagagcagggcacagggttGGTTGAAGCCACTGCTGTCCCATGGCAGctcccctgcccacccctgccccacggcagccccactgcccagcccagcccagcccagccggCAACCGGCCGATCTCGGCCGCACAAAGGGCAAATTGTTCTGGACCAGAGGAGAAAGCGCCGGGTGACGCGTCCGGGCTGGGTCTGACTCTGCTGAAATGatctggagcagccccaggacgGGTGGCGGAGGGGGGGCGGACGAAGTAGAGGCCGCGGGGGCTCTTTCCCCCCGCGCTGGCAGCTCGCTCAGTGGGGCCGGCCGAGGGGAAGGTGACATTTTGAGATGGTGAACAGAGCCCAGGCTCTGCCTCAATTTCCCTATGCCCTCAGTGCCTCAGTTTGTCCCGGAGAGGGCAGGGACGAGATACCGTGGGGTGTTCCCAAGGCTGGTCTCGCAAatccctgtccccaagggcaGCCCCTTGGCCCCGCTCCTCCCTGCCCGGCCATGCCCGGTGCCCATCCCCTCCCCTCGCCGACCCCGGCTCCGCCGCTCCCGTCCCTCCAGGAGAAGCGGAAGCGTCAGACGGAGATCGAGAACAAAAGGCGGCAGCTCGAGGATGACAGGCGGCAGCTGCAGCATCTCAAGGTGAGGttcccccgggacccccaggcTGCCTCTGCGCCGGGGAGCCCCcggctggggagggcaggaccGTGACCCCCTTCTGCTCCCCAGTCCAAGGCTCTGCGGGAGAGATGGCTCCTGGAGGGGGCCCCAGCCTCTGCCTCCGAGGAGGAAGAGGCCATGAAGAAACAGATGCAGGAGGATGAGGTGAAGAccaaggagctggaggaaacCATCCAGAGGTAATGGGGCAGGTGTGGAGCCAGATGTTGGGGTGCAGTTAGAGAGAACCTGCGTCCCTTCAGAGACCCCTGGGCAGGCGGGTGCTGAGATTCAGGTGGATCCCATGTGCTGGGCACAAGGCAGGGTACGCTGAGCTTGGAGCTGCTGAGAGAAGAGGTGCCCCCACGATGCTACCAGGGCTCATCCTGGACCCTGAACCCTGGCTGGGTTCTTGCCAGCTTTtgtccaggggctgcagccagacTCAGAGCCTGTCCAGCCCTGCGGCCCCTCTGAGCATGGAcatccccagctgtgctccGCCTCTGCGTCAGGTATCAGTGGGAGCCACAGGGTGGGGGGACTCGGGCTGGGATCCCCGGGGGGCTGCGTGGTGCCCAGCCCCCGTGATGGCAGGGTGCTGCCTCCCACAGCCTTCCGTCCCCATCGTGGTGGCTCAGCCCTTGGGAGCCTGAGAGGGAGATgcctcagcccctgcccagccccctTGTCCCTGGGCAGCCGCAGGCGGGGGCCCGGAACCCCGGCTCGGAGGTGTCCCGGCAGCGCAGCAGGAATGCAATCAGTCACGGTGGTGCCGCTAATTACCGAGCATCGGTGCAGAGAAGGGTCAGGCACGAAGGGGCCTTTGTGTCCGGCTAATGGCGCGGTGCATTCCTCCGCCGGCGCCGTGTGAGGAGCCCGGGGGAGCTCTGCCGGGGGCAGCTGCTGCCGCGCCAATGCATGGGGACTCCCCGGACTTCTGCTGCATCccagtggggctgtgctgccaggctgtggctggAAACAGGAGGTTGCCCTCATGGAAAGCTCAACCAGGTTTTGGGTGACACGTGCGGGAGCAGAACGATGATGGAGCAGCCTCGCTCTGGCCACCAAGTGAGGGACCACAAGTGTGCAGGGGTCAGTCCCCCTGCCCAGTGCCCACGGCAGGGTCTCTGCCATCCACTTGGTGCTGAGCCCGTTGGGTTTTCTCCTGCAAAGAGACAGTGACAGCCATGCCAGAGCCTGTCTCTCCCTGCACCCCGTGAGCCCGGGGACAATTTGTGTTTCTCCTCTCCCCCGCACTGTGTCACTGGCCTGTGTTCACAGGTCTGCTGTGGCTGCCTGCGCCACAGCTACCTGTCCCACGCTCCCCTCGGCCTCTCAGCCCTGACTCTCCCTgcaggctggagaaggagctggagacGCTGGAGAACAGCAGCTCAGTGGCTTCGACCAAGGAGAacctggcagaggcagcagccaaggaggagaaggctgaggcTGTCCCCAACGCGCAGAAGGTGGGCACGGCTGCTGCCCATGGGCAGGGCTGCCAGCAGTGGGCTCGGGGTCCCTGGCCCTGgtggggatggatgggtggTGGGTGTGCAGGCAGCGGGTCTGTGGCGGGTCTCAGCAACTCTATAACCTCTCCCTTCTGTTTTGCAGAGTCCCCTGGGCACAGTTAAGGGTAGGTGAATCCTGATTCCCTTCAGCCATGGTTCAGCGCCAAccatcccctcctgctgccctaAGGCTGGGGCCAGATGGGTGGGGAGAGACAGACAAGAGCCCTGTCCCCAAGTCCCCTCCCGGGCAGTGGTGTCCTGCGGCGGGGGAGCCCATCCCAGGCACCAGCCATAGGGGTACacgctgccctccctggggcCTGACCCATGGGCACACCAGGCGATCGTTTTGGCTCAGGGGGTCGTctctcctctccatctccaGCTGACAAGAGGGTCTCCAGCAGCCCCATGAAGGCAGTGGAAGGCAGTGACATGATGAAGGCGGGTAGGtgcccactgccctgggaggaGCGCTCCTTCCAGgctgcttccccctcccctccgcaCCGCCCTCGGCTCGCTGCCACCGCAGCCGCTCCCTGCCGTGCCGCTCGATGCCTTTCCAAGCCCAGGGCAGAGAACATCCGTCATTGCAATCacagggtttggttttgcttccaCCCCACGGTTGGTTCGTGGCTCGGGGCCTCTCCACCTCAGCCCCATTCCATGTCCCTGCTCCAGTTTCatccttcctgctctgtttgcagcttctctgtgcaggGGTGAGGCAGCAGTGTTGGCTGCCAGCACGGCTGACCCTGTGCAaggccctggggctgctgccacagggagcTACAGGGCACACGGGGCCAGGCTGCCtgagctgggggggctgcagccgcctctgctgctggaggggttTGCTCTGGTTTGGGGCAGTGGCTCAGACCAGACCACAGCACCAGCATGGAGCAGAGCCTGTTTTGGGATCCTTGGAGCTAAGCACCATGCACAGGGCTGAGGGGACCCCGCTGCTGGCAGGGACTGGCAGGAAGGAGAGATGCCAAGAATCACCCATCCCATatgggggcagaggggctgtcCCAGCGCCAGCACCCTTGGTGGGGGTTGCACCTCTGTGAGCACGAACCTGGCTCCCAGCCTGGGCCCCATGGCCAGCACTGCTCACTGGCTGGACAGATGGACATGGCTCAGCCCGAGAACCACAGCAGCCGTGGAGGTAAGGTgatgccagcagcaccaggatggCAACGGTCCCGCGGGTCCCGGGAGGAGGGATGTGCCGGGGATGTCGCACCCGCCTCTGCCATTCACCGCTCCTCGCTGCCGCCTTGCTAACACCgctgagccctgctgagcaCCACTGAGCCCTGCTGAGCACCACTGAGtcctgctgagccctgctgagccctgctgagcaCCACAGCGCTACCGCCACGCGCCGTCCCGCCGCCAGCCGCAGAGCAAGGGCCGGGGAGGGCCGGGGCCGCTGTAACGCGCGCTGTCCTCTTTGTGTCCCAGCCATGTACTCGGTGGAGATCACAGTGGAGAAGGACAGAGTAACTGGGGAGACCAAGGTCCTGTCCAGCACCACCATGCTCCCCCAGAACCACTGTCTGCAGGGGGTCAAAGTGTACGAGGATGAGCTGAAAGGTACGGGCCAGCCCACACCGCTGGCCGCTGGCAGGAGTCAAGGGCAGGGGACGAGGGAGCGGCCACCTGAACATCCCAGCGGGCACCCAGCAGGGTGAGGAAGTGTGGGGGCTGCTCCTGACAGCTTTACCAGCTCTGTGAGGGCAATCCCTCACCGACTGCAGTCCAGTGGATCGCAGGATCGTCGTGGCAGCATAGTGTGGATGGTCCAGGTGGGCCAGCCCTGGTTTGCACATCGTGaccctgcactgctggagagcagagaagaggaTCTGTTGTGTCCAAGACTCAGGAACCTGtcctgtgggcagggaaggtgCACTAGCACCGCTCTGGCCTGTCCCACAGGCTGGCAGCGGGGAGCGTGGCTGACGGGTGTGGTGgaagtgcagcagcagggactggtctctgcagctcctgcttttgggAATATCTGGGAACCTGCTCCAAAGGGCCTGGTGAAACCCAAGGGACCATCGTGGTGGCAAGGACCAACCATGGAAGAGGGGCTTCTTACTGGGAACTGTGGTGGTTGAGTGGACCAACCACCTCTTCAAGGAAAACTCAGCGCAGCGCTCCTGTTCAACCCCCTCCCTGTGGCCATGGCCGTGCTGGCCCTGCCAGGCTGGCCACTGTCCCTCACTCGCTGGCTGCCCACTGAGGCAGTTGCACTGACCATCACGTCATGCCCCAGGTCGAGTGGAAAATGCAACAAGCCCTTGGCCGCTCTGGCCGTGACGCACATCTCCCCCTCCGGTGCCACAAGCAGCCGGCACAGCGCGCCGGGGTGGGagagccccagctcctccaggcacAGGGCCACCGGATGCAGTGGTCCTGGTGGATGTGGCAGGAGGTGGTGGGAGCATGGTGGGGCAGCAACTGCCGAGCATCACTGAGGTCTCAGAAGGGGCAGGGGTGACCTGGTACACAGTGTCACGTCAGCTCTGGCCAAGCCGAGCGCCAGCAGATGCCGTCCCGCCATGGGCAGCTTGGCCGGCTGTCAGTGGCCTGGCAAATGGCCGCGGCTCCCGCAGGGCTCACTGAGCCTGAGGCTTCAGGAACAGCTCCTTGCATTGGGCTTTTATTTTGGTCTCTCTGGCTGCTGTCAGGCAGGAGCCAGGTGATGAGAGAGGGTCTGGCAGCAGGTCCGCTGAGGGGAGGGTTGGGATGCTGTGGGGAGTCCCAGCCTCAATGGCAGGACCtttggagaggggaaggggctgctccCTGACCACACAAGAGCCGGGGCTGAGTGGGTCATGCCAGCAGGAGCTTTGCCAGGTCATCTTGTGCCCCCATCCTGAGCCCCCCTCACCCTCCCTTCTCTTGTCCCCGCAGTGGTGCATGCGGTGACCGCCGAGGACGGGGCCCTGCAGAACGGGGCCCACCCCCTCAGCTCCTCCGAGGTCGACGAGCTCCTGCACAAGGCGGACGAGGCCACCCTGAGCGAAGCTGCCGGGCGCCAGACCCCAGCCAAGGCTGGCATGGGGGGTGGCAGCGCCCCGGGCAGCCAGAAGCCAACGCCGCGGCGGGAGATCACGGGGCTGCAAGCGAAGGTGCCACCAGGCGAGGGGACGgagcccagccaggagcagcccgTCACCATGATCTTCATGGGCTACCAGAACGTGGAGGATGAGAACGAGACCAAgaaggtgctggggctggagggcaCCATCAAGGCAGAGCTGGTGGTGATTGAGGACGCCGAGAGCAAGCCAGAGCCGGCACACAAGGACCACACACCGCCCAACGGCACCGCGCTGGAGCCAGCGGCTGCGCAGCCGCTGGGCGAGGAGGGTGCGGGCGGGCAGAAGCCGGGTGCCAACGCCACAGATGCCAAGGAGGCCGAGCAGGAGACAGACGTGAAGAAGCAGCGCTGCAAGTGCTGCACAGTGATGTGAGCCCCCGCCGAGCCCCCTCCGCCCCGGCCCCTGCTCGCCAGGCCCGGCACACCGGGCTTCCCCCCCACCGGACACAGACCCTCTTTCTGCAGAACCGGGGAGATCCAACATGGTGCCAATGGGGCCGCAGCGGGCAGCGGCGAGTGACGGCCGTGGCAACGCTCGCTCCATCTGCTCGATGCCAGCCCCGCGCTGTCCCCCACCAGCGCTGCCTGTGGTAATTTATTagtgacccccccccccgccccacagTGCGCCCACCCCACCACGGCCCGGCTTCATCCCCACCTGCTGCCGGCACCGGGGCCTTTCCCTGTGTCACCAACCTTGTCCCACTCGCCGTCGGAGGATGGAGCCGCCGGGCAGGGGGTCGGAGGACGACACTGTGTCCGTAGATGACTCCCCGGGAGCTGCCACCAGCGGGACCCACTCTTAGCCCAGCCCATGGTGGGCATCGGACCCAGCCCCGTGCCAacccctccctctgtgcctCCATCATCCGCTTCTCCAGCGGGGAAAGGCCTGGGTCTGTTCCCCCCTGGCTGCCTATGGACAACTCTGCTCCATCTCACGTCCTCATCCCTGTGGTCCCGGGCTCCTCACACCCTCAAGGACGGAGCGCGTCCAGGCAAGGGAAGGGCCTCGAGGGCAGCTCCCTGATACTCAGCTGTGGTAACGGCTGGGGCCACGTGGGGCTCCTGCAGGGTCAACCCAGTCTGTCCCCAggcctgctctgctcctcccgGGCTCAGCTTCACATGTTGGAGCCCGTCACTCTGGTGCTGGCAGTGACAGCCGTTCCTCTGTCTCAGCTGCTGGCCGGTGCCGCTGGGTTCTGCCAGCCGAGGGGGCTGAACTGTGCTGTGGCCACTGCTCGTGTCCTCCTGGGGCAACAGCAGCGAGAGAAGGAAGGGGAATGTGGCGGGGCCCAGCCCTGTGGGACAGGAATGGGGTGGGGGTTCCCATGTttcctggtggcagcaggagtgTGGCCCAGCATCCCAtccccttcctgcctctgccgctcagcagcagcagcttcgCAGAGCCGCGTTCTGgggtcctgggctgcagcattGGGTCCCCCAGGGAAGTGGGGCAGCCCAGTTCACCCCAGTactggcactgggagctgccaggggtcCGGTGTCCCACAGAGGgcagcctccctgctgccccaccGCACACCCCAGCCCTTCAGTGGGGATTTCACCACCAGCACCAGCGTTTCCTCC containing:
- the PALM gene encoding paralemmin-1 isoform X4; protein product: MEVVEASTLQQERLQAIAEKRKRQTEIENKRRQLEDDRRQLQHLKSKALRERWLLEGAPASASEEEEAMKKQMQEDEVKTKELEETIQRLEKELETLENSSSVASTKENLAEAAAKEEKAEAVPNAQKSPLGTVKGGRLSSPSPADKRVSSSPMKAVEGSDMMKAAMYSVEITVEKDRVTGETKVLSSTTMLPQNHCLQGVKVYEDELKVVHAVTAEDGALQNGAHPLSSSEVDELLHKADEATLSEAAGRQTPAKAGMGGGSAPGSQKPTPRREITGLQAKVPPGEGTEPSQEQPVTMIFMGYQNVEDENETKKVLGLEGTIKAELVVIEDAESKPEPAHKDHTPPNGTALEPAAAQPLGEEGAGGQKPGANATDAKEAEQETDVKKQRCKCCTVM
- the PALM gene encoding paralemmin-1 isoform X2 codes for the protein MEVVEASTLQQERLQAIAEKRKRQTEIENKRRQLEDDRRQLQHLKSKALRERWLLEGAPASASEEEEAMKKQMQEDEVKTKELEETIQRLEKELETLENSSSVASTKENLAEAAAKEEKAEAVPNAQKSPLGTVKGGRLSSPSPADKRVSSSPMKAVEGSDMMKAVVHAVTAEDGALQNGAHPLSSSEVDELLHKADEATLSEAAGRQTPAKAGMGGGSAPGSQKPTPRREITGLQAKVPPGEGTEPSQEQPVTMIFMGYQNVEDENETKKVLGLEGTIKAELVVIEDAESKPEPAHKDHTPPNGTALEPAAAQPLGEEGAGGQKPGANATDAKEAEQETDVKKQRCKCCTVM
- the PALM gene encoding paralemmin-1 isoform X1; protein product: MEVVEASTLQQERLQAIAEKRKRQTEIENKRRQLEDDRRQLQHLKSKALRERWLLEGAPASASEEEEAMKKQMQEDEVKTKELEETIQRLEKELETLENSSSVASTKENLAEAAAKEEKAEAVPNAQKSPLGTVKADKRVSSSPMKAVEGSDMMKAAMYSVEITVEKDRVTGETKVLSSTTMLPQNHCLQGVKVYEDELKVVHAVTAEDGALQNGAHPLSSSEVDELLHKADEATLSEAAGRQTPAKAGMGGGSAPGSQKPTPRREITGLQAKVPPGEGTEPSQEQPVTMIFMGYQNVEDENETKKVLGLEGTIKAELVVIEDAESKPEPAHKDHTPPNGTALEPAAAQPLGEEGAGGQKPGANATDAKEAEQETDVKKQRCKCCTVM
- the PALM gene encoding paralemmin-1 isoform X3 — protein: MEVVEASTLQQERLQAIAEKRKRQTEIENKRRQLEDDRRQLQHLKSKALRERWLLEGAPASASEEEEAMKKQMQEDEVKTKELEETIQRLEKELETLENSSSVASTKENLAEAAAKEEKAEAVPNAQKSPLGTVKADKRVSSSPMKAVEGSDMMKAVVHAVTAEDGALQNGAHPLSSSEVDELLHKADEATLSEAAGRQTPAKAGMGGGSAPGSQKPTPRREITGLQAKVPPGEGTEPSQEQPVTMIFMGYQNVEDENETKKVLGLEGTIKAELVVIEDAESKPEPAHKDHTPPNGTALEPAAAQPLGEEGAGGQKPGANATDAKEAEQETDVKKQRCKCCTVM
- the PALM gene encoding paralemmin-1 isoform X5 — translated: MEVVEASTLQQERLQAIAEKRKRQTEIENKRRQLEDDRRQLQHLKSKALRERWLLEGAPASASEEEEAMKKQMQEDEVKTKELEETIQRLEKELETLENSSSVASTKENLAEAAAKEEKAEAVPNAQKSPLGTVKVVHAVTAEDGALQNGAHPLSSSEVDELLHKADEATLSEAAGRQTPAKAGMGGGSAPGSQKPTPRREITGLQAKVPPGEGTEPSQEQPVTMIFMGYQNVEDENETKKVLGLEGTIKAELVVIEDAESKPEPAHKDHTPPNGTALEPAAAQPLGEEGAGGQKPGANATDAKEAEQETDVKKQRCKCCTVM